In Aspergillus luchuensis IFO 4308 DNA, chromosome 1, nearly complete sequence, the following are encoded in one genomic region:
- a CDS encoding uncharacterized protein (COG:O;~EggNog:ENOG410PKZ7;~InterPro:IPR027417,IPR003593,IPR003959;~PFAM:PF00004;~go_function: GO:0005524 - ATP binding [Evidence IEA];~go_function: GO:0016887 - ATPase activity [Evidence IEA]) yields MEVVNQSAPSERVPASEEDAIDGFGEAQIPEVVTEKQEASTQTIQEDIEERSSHREETDDDGDNDENDDTNEEDNEEDDSDSDTTDDESKADDDTWLNGSAFNERKINVGVRYYDYPSFMNRSVDDDADYTIEALISTSDWWKDLEREKKRRAANPSPWTETIEVAPPTEGVAETLQLQRVRIRSPEILRRLSELGEWNESSMVPPKSDCVFCRPFHALAYFHGEIKQQLEQLESELEESQARPNPSEGNESDGPQMTSYSAIRDELRCYVNFVEEKILPLWKRFEHVTKNTPNKVRYDELPFLFRPGDLVFVPSVATSSKARHQSAIQNVFRLASLRPEDHMWQTDPGGWFVPNSLARWSIYCFDYDGEQLKVIWQSLEVPHFAGEQDITALPCYPLRYHPDHATILKMQVERGKLFKELVKPENRHQYYSGWNLSTGIFKESMELAEAEHIESEVIIDVKEASRYVTETYPADTKRYEETFHDSWATVVDENVSYRLWRKASPHFIEKNENLLVREDFTYAKEAQAYMKQNPYIDNNDTFLKPTWSDEDLALLPRRVLGYVLRERRFTRLDVRGFDLRRVSEERITLDHVQIKPGHRRIIRSTVSSHFTKIHHERSRDTILYTPDMIRGKGRGLVILLHGAPGVGKTATAEAVALEFEKPLFPITCGDLGITADAVERSLKDIFRYAHLWDCILLLDEADVFLTQRDRTDVERNALVSVFLRVLEYYSGILFLTTNRVGALDEAFRSRVHLSLYYPHLSSEDTISILCSNLARLPRADKVPKGTTIGNGHIHVMDKEIIEFVRSEYEKTYRVHRRGPWNGRQIRNAVQIASCLAFFDQREKTPGNDLPVVLTAEHFRTVNDTIEEFDRYLVKARRADDRKLAHMEGVRYDGYESGPTREPAVYDGFSGYESDHVPVERNPRRSVPARTPQRQSQYAGTSGGRVAAGRYSAGRKRAVMVESQHYAEDDFIDDDMHAPSPSTGRRYEGGPSSRMEPRSRVQPRPLPRKDEDVYEEELYPDVEDHVVEEEYRLAADPDAPRSAPRSVKRSPRYTGDYSPVPARRTREATPRSQHLEVE; encoded by the exons ATGGAGGTCGTAAATCAGTCAGCGCCTTCGGAGCGTGTGCCGGCGTCAGAGGAGGACGCCATAGATGGGTTTGGAGAGGCGCAAATACCTGAGGTTGTGACAGAAAAGCAGGAGGCTAGTACTCAGACTATCCAGGAAGATATTGAAGAGAGAAGCTCTCACCGTGAGGAGACGGATGATGACGGCGATAATGATGAAAATGACGATACCAACGAGGAGGAcaatgaggaagacgacagTGACAGCGACACGACAGACGATGAGAGCAaagccgatgatgatacctGGCTCAATGGATCTGCTTTCAACGAGCGGAAAATCAACGTGGGCGTGAGATACTATGATTACCCATCCTTCATGAACCGGTCAGTGGACGACGATGCAGATTATACGATAGAAGCCCTGATCAGTACTTCCGACTGGTGGAAGGACCTGGaacgggaaaagaaaaggcgcGCTGCGAATCCATCACCATGGACTGAGACTATTGAGGTGGCACCGCCGACGGAAGGAGTTGCTGAGACCTTGCAACTCCAACGTGTGAGGATCCGCTCTCCAGAGATACTTCGTCGGCTTTCTGAACTCGGAGAGTGGAACGAAAGCAGCATGGTTCCCCCAAAATCCGATTGTGTATTCTGCCGTCCGTTTCACGCTCTCGCCTACTTCCATGGTGAAATAAAACAGCAGCTGGAGCAATTAGAGTCTGAGCTAGAGGAATCACAGGCAAGACCTAATCCCTCAGAAGGCAATGAATCGGATGGTCCGCAAATGACTTCATACTCTGCTATCCGGGACGAATTGCGATGCTATGTCAACTttgtggaagagaagattctACCTCTTTGGAAGAGGTTTGAACATGTCACCAAGAACACTCCGAACAAGGTCAGATATGACGAgttgccttttcttttccgcccGGGTGATCTTGTTTTTGTTCCATCTGTGGCCACCAGTTCAAAAGCACGTCACCAGTCTGCTATCCAGAATGTCTTTCGCCTGGCCTCACTCCGGCCCGAAGACCACATGTGGCAAACGGACCCAGGTGGCTGGTTTGTCCCAAATTCACTAGCGAGGTGGAGCATCTATTGTTTCGACTATGATGGAGAGCAGTTGAAAGTGATTTGGCAGTCCCTAGAAGTCCCCCATTTTGCTGGCGAGCAAGATATTACTGCCTTGCCATGCTACCCTCTGCGTTACCATCCTGATCATGCGACGATCCTTAAGATGCAGGTCGAACGTGGAAAGCTATTCAAGGAGCTCGTGAAACCGGAGAACAGACATCAATACTATTCTGGATGGAATCTCTCAACAGGTATCTTCAAGGAGAGCATGGAGCTCGCTGAAGCTGAACACATAGAAAGTGAGGTCATTATAGATGTGAAGGAAGCCTCGCGATACGTTACTGAGACATACCCCGCCGACACTAAACGTTACGAGGAGACTTTCCATGATTCATGGGCTACGGTTGTGGATGAAAATGTCTCTTATCGGCTATGGAGAAAAGCTTCGCCCCATTTCATCGAGAAGAATGAAAACTTGCTCGTCCGAGAAGATTTTACATATGCAAAGGAAGCACAAGCCTACATGAAGCAGAACCCATACATTGATAACAACGACACATTTTTAAAACCAACATGGTCCGATGAAGATctggcccttcttcctcggagGGTCCTTGGATACGTCTTACGTGAGAGGAGGTTCACGCGCTTGGATGTTCGCGGCTTTGACTTGCGTCGGGTATCTGAAGAGAGGATTACCCTGGACCATGTCCAGATAAAGCCTGGACATCGGAGGATCATCCGATCGACTGTTTCTTCTCACTTCACCAAGATCCACCATGAACGCTCTCGTGATACCATATTGTATACGCCAGATATGATCCGGGGAAAGGGACGAGGCCTGGTTATCCTCCTGCACGGAGCGCCTGGGGTGGGTAAAACTGCGACCGCAGAGGCAGTGGCATTAGAATTTGAGAAAcctctctttcccatcaCTTGCGGCGACCTAGGAATAACAGCAGACGCCGTGGAGAGATCACTCAAAGACATCTTTCGATATGCCCATCTATGGGACTGTATTCTGCTACTGGATGAAGCAGATGTCTTTCTCACACAGAGAGATCGAACAGATGTTGAGAGGAACGCCTTAGTTTCAG TATTTCTCAGAGTGCTTGAATACTACAGCGGCATTCTCTTCCTAACCACAAACCGAGTCGGGGCACTCGACGAAGCATTCCGCTCACGAGTACATCTAAGCCTCTACTATCCTCATCTAAGCAGTGAAGATACCATTTCCATCCTCTGTAGTAACCTGGCCCGGCTCCCTCGAGCAGACAAGGTACCCAAGGGAACAACGATCGGCAACGGACATATCCATGTCATGGACAAAGAGATCATTGAATTTGTCCGATCGGAGTACGAGAAAACCTACAGAGTCCACAGACGTGGTCCATGGAATGGTCGCCAAATCCGCAACGCTGTACAAATAGCATCCtgcctcgccttcttcgaccAGCGAGAAAAGACCCCGGGTAATGACCTCCCGGTAGTGCTCACTGCAGAGCACTTCCGCACAGTGAACGACACCATCGAAGAATTCGACCGATACCTAGTCAAAGCCCGGCGTGCCGACGATCGCAAATTGGCCCACATGGAAGGAGTCCGATACGATGGCTACGAGTCCGGACCTACACGAGAACCTGCCGTATATGACGGTTTCAGTGGTTACGAGTCCGATCACGTCCCCGTTGAGCGAAACCCTCGACGCAGTGTGCCAGCCCGCACCCCTCAGCGACAGTCTCAATACGCCGGCACCTCGGGCGGCCGAGTCGCAGCTGGACGATACTCCGCTGGTCGGAAACGGGCAGTCATGGTCGAGTCTCAGCATTATGCAGAAGACGACTTTATAGATGACGATATGCATGCCCCAAGTCCCTCTACCGGGCGCAGATATGAAGGCGGACCTAGTTCGCGTATGGAGCCTCGTTCCAGGGTTCAACCCAGACCTTTGCCTcgaaaggatgaggatgtgtaCGAGGAGGAGTTATATCCGGATGTCGAAGATCAtgttgtg